The following proteins are encoded in a genomic region of Methanobrevibacter arboriphilus JCM 13429 = DSM 1125:
- a CDS encoding V-type ATP synthase subunit C: MADELIGIINNLGIPTEAFLVIVILAFLAIGAVIVIVASRPVLDIYPYLQPNARVRARKGRLFNEKQLSEIIEADNIEEVTNYLRGFKDYADYVDKYPIEKALDVQLAESYNLISRIAPNSVKDTFSLLAKKVDISNIKSLIAAKEMGLSREETLNFLIPVGNHYETFEQLADVKTVSDIINGLDGTEYATLLEDALPTYNESKMVLPLESALDKYFLESILSKSAVATDNNSRLLHEFIGAQVDVANLKLIIRAKNDNLSFDEAGSFLIKSGYQIREWKMKDLLESDSVSDIVGRLEGTDYHEVLSESLPEYNEKNSLEVLEKALDNFVYETAKSLSIQNTLGVGPIISYLTKKENEIKNLKLILRAKREVNFSVSEIQEMLV, translated from the coding sequence ATGGCTGATGAATTAATTGGAATAATAAACAATTTGGGCATCCCTACTGAAGCATTTCTTGTTATAGTAATTCTTGCTTTTTTGGCTATTGGAGCAGTTATTGTTATTGTTGCAAGTAGGCCTGTACTGGATATTTATCCTTATCTTCAACCTAATGCTAGAGTTAGAGCTAGAAAAGGAAGATTATTCAATGAAAAGCAACTTTCTGAGATAATAGAAGCAGATAATATTGAAGAAGTTACAAATTATCTTAGGGGTTTTAAGGATTATGCCGATTATGTAGATAAATACCCTATTGAAAAGGCTTTAGATGTTCAGCTTGCTGAATCATATAATTTAATTTCAAGAATAGCCCCAAATTCAGTTAAAGATACTTTTTCTCTTCTAGCTAAAAAAGTTGATATTTCAAATATAAAAAGCCTCATTGCTGCTAAAGAAATGGGTTTGAGTAGAGAAGAGACTTTAAATTTCTTAATACCTGTTGGAAATCATTATGAAACTTTTGAACAACTAGCTGATGTTAAAACAGTAAGTGATATTATAAATGGTTTGGATGGAACTGAATATGCGACTTTACTTGAAGATGCACTTCCAACTTATAATGAATCAAAGATGGTTTTACCTTTAGAGTCTGCTTTAGATAAATACTTTTTAGAAAGTATCTTATCAAAATCTGCAGTTGCTACAGATAATAATAGTAGATTATTACATGAATTTATTGGTGCTCAAGTTGATGTAGCTAACCTAAAACTTATAATTAGGGCAAAAAATGATAATTTATCATTTGATGAAGCAGGTTCTTTCTTAATTAAAAGTGGTTATCAAATAAGAGAATGGAAAATGAAAGATCTTCTTGAATCTGATAGTGTTTCAGATATTGTTGGTAGGTTAGAAGGAACTGATTATCATGAAGTGCTTTCTGAGTCTCTTCCAGAATATAATGAAAAAAATTCTCTCGAAGTTCTTGAAAAAGCATTGGATAATTTTGTTTATGAAACTGCAAAGTCATTATCTATACAAAACACTTTAGGTGTAGGTCCAATAATTAGCTACTTAACAAAGAAAGAAAATGAGATTAAAAATTTAAAACTTATTTTACGTGCTAAAAGAGAGGTTAACTTTTCAGTATCTGAAATTCAGGAGATGTTAGTATGA
- a CDS encoding V-type ATP synthase subunit F, whose protein sequence is MKSSVAIIGDLDTVTGFQLGGVKVSKVVETNEDAENALDELINDEVSIIIITENIADNIRKYMEKKIGSNVLPMIIEIPDKSGPSDRESDPMGELIKRVIGVEMVK, encoded by the coding sequence ATGAAGTCCTCTGTAGCAATAATTGGAGATCTTGATACTGTTACAGGTTTTCAACTTGGTGGAGTAAAGGTAAGTAAGGTTGTAGAAACAAATGAAGATGCAGAAAATGCATTGGATGAATTAATTAATGATGAAGTTTCAATTATAATTATCACAGAAAATATAGCTGATAATATTAGGAAATACATGGAGAAAAAAATTGGTTCCAATGTGTTACCAATGATTATTGAAATACCAGATAAATCTGGCCCATCTGATAGGGAAAGCGATCCTATGGGTGAACTTATTAAAAGAGTTATTGGGGTAGAGATGGTTAAATGA
- a CDS encoding ATP synthase subunit A: MITEGNIIKIAGPVIIADGMRGTQMHEMVKVGSDKLIGEIIELEGDTATIQVYEETAGLKPGEKIESTGGPLSVELGPGIMGSIFDGIQRPLEVIKEKTGDFIERGVDVPSIDKEKKWTFKPVAKVGDKVQGGDVLGEVQETSAVLQKILLPPTIEGTVKSIVSSGEFTVEEDIAEIETADDVKKVQMLQKWPVRKGRPYKDKLDPDVPLVTGQRTQDTFFPVAKGGTAAIPGPFGSGKTVTQQQLAKWSDADIIVYVGCGERGNEMTEVLLEFPELEDPKTGNPLMDRTVLIANTSNMPVAAREACVYTGITIAEYFRDQGYDVALMADSTSRWAEAMREISGRLEEMPGEEGYPAYLASRLAQFYERAGRVNTLGSESKVSSVSVVGAVSPPGGDLSEPVTQNTLRICKVFWALDASLADKRHFPSIDWLQSYSLYVDSVQEWWKETVGGDWRSARDEAMVLLQKESELQEIVQLVGPDALPDSEQVTLETTRMLREDFLQQNAYHEVDTYCSPSKQFQLLSTIILFQKEANKALERGANSKDIIGLSVKEDIGRLKFIAEDDFPTKVKSVQEEIIKQCGEV, encoded by the coding sequence ATGATTACTGAAGGAAATATTATTAAAATTGCAGGTCCTGTTATCATCGCAGATGGTATGAGAGGAACTCAAATGCATGAAATGGTTAAGGTAGGTAGCGACAAGCTTATTGGTGAAATCATTGAGCTTGAAGGTGACACTGCAACTATTCAGGTTTATGAAGAAACAGCTGGGTTAAAACCTGGTGAAAAAATAGAAAGTACTGGTGGACCATTGTCTGTAGAACTTGGACCTGGTATTATGGGTTCAATCTTTGATGGAATCCAAAGACCACTAGAAGTTATTAAAGAAAAAACTGGCGACTTTATTGAAAGAGGTGTAGATGTACCATCTATTGATAAAGAGAAAAAATGGACTTTTAAACCAGTAGCAAAAGTAGGAGATAAAGTACAAGGTGGAGATGTTCTTGGAGAAGTACAAGAAACTTCTGCAGTTCTCCAAAAGATTTTACTTCCTCCAACTATTGAAGGTACAGTAAAAAGCATTGTTAGTAGTGGTGAATTTACAGTAGAAGAAGATATTGCTGAGATAGAAACTGCTGATGATGTTAAAAAAGTTCAAATGTTACAAAAATGGCCAGTTAGGAAAGGTAGACCTTACAAAGATAAGCTTGACCCTGATGTTCCTCTTGTAACTGGACAAAGAACACAAGACACATTTTTCCCTGTAGCTAAAGGTGGTACTGCTGCTATTCCTGGTCCTTTTGGGTCTGGAAAAACTGTTACACAACAACAATTAGCTAAATGGTCTGATGCAGATATTATTGTATATGTTGGATGTGGAGAACGTGGAAACGAAATGACTGAGGTACTTTTAGAGTTCCCAGAACTTGAAGATCCAAAAACTGGAAATCCTTTAATGGATAGAACAGTTCTTATAGCTAATACATCTAACATGCCTGTTGCAGCTCGTGAAGCTTGTGTATATACTGGTATTACTATTGCTGAATACTTCCGTGATCAAGGTTATGATGTAGCTCTTATGGCAGATTCAACTTCACGTTGGGCAGAAGCTATGAGGGAGATTTCAGGAAGACTTGAAGAGATGCCTGGTGAAGAAGGATATCCTGCATATCTTGCTTCAAGACTTGCTCAATTCTATGAAAGAGCTGGAAGAGTTAATACATTAGGTAGTGAAAGTAAAGTTTCCTCTGTTTCTGTTGTTGGAGCTGTTTCTCCTCCTGGTGGGGACTTATCTGAACCAGTTACACAAAACACTTTACGTATTTGTAAAGTATTTTGGGCATTAGATGCGTCTCTTGCAGATAAACGTCATTTCCCTTCAATTGATTGGTTACAAAGTTATTCCTTATATGTTGATAGTGTACAAGAATGGTGGAAAGAAACTGTTGGGGGAGATTGGAGGTCTGCTCGTGATGAAGCTATGGTTTTACTACAAAAAGAATCTGAACTTCAAGAAATTGTACAGCTTGTAGGTCCTGATGCACTTCCAGATAGTGAACAAGTTACCTTAGAAACTACTCGTATGTTAAGAGAAGATTTCTTACAGCAAAACGCTTATCATGAAGTTGATACTTACTGTTCTCCTTCAAAACAATTCCAACTTTTAAGCACAATTATACTATTCCAAAAAGAAGCAAATAAGGCTTTAGAAAGAGGAGCTAACTCTAAAGATATTATTGGATTAAGTGTTAAAGAAGATATTGGTAGGTTAAAATTTATTGCTGAAGATGATTTCCCTACAAAGGTGAAATCTGTTCAAGAAGAGATTATTAAACAATGTGGTGAGGTGTAA
- a CDS encoding ATP synthase subunit B, giving the protein MNTDIKTREYTTVTEVAGPLMIVEGVEGVAYNEIVEIETPDGENRRGQVLEVRTDIAVIQVFEGTSDLNTKNTKTRFTGETAKIGVSLDMMGRIFDGTGKPIDGGPEIIPEKELDINGNPMNPSAREFPAEFIQTGISTIDGMNTLVRGQKLPIFSGSGLPHNDLAAQIARQAKVIGEDTEFAVIFAAMGITHEEANFFMKDFERTGALERVTVFMNLADDPAIERILTPKMALTTAEYLAFEHDMHVLVILTDLTNYCEALREVSAARNEVPGRRGYPGYMYTDLAGLYERAGRIAGKEGSITQMPILVMPQDDITHPIPDLTGYITEGQIVLSRDLHRKGIYPPVDVLPSLSRLMSGGIGENRTREDHSGVSDQLYSAYAEGRDLRDLVAVVGEEALTERDQKFLKFADAFEEEFITQAKDEDRTIQETLDLGWKLLSLLPRTELKRVKEEHIPIYLPNE; this is encoded by the coding sequence ATGAATACTGATATTAAAACAAGAGAATACACCACAGTTACTGAGGTTGCTGGTCCTTTAATGATTGTTGAAGGAGTGGAAGGTGTTGCTTATAACGAGATAGTAGAAATTGAAACACCCGATGGCGAAAACAGAAGAGGTCAAGTTCTTGAAGTTAGAACAGATATTGCAGTTATCCAAGTTTTTGAAGGAACTAGTGATTTAAATACTAAAAATACAAAAACTCGTTTTACTGGTGAAACAGCTAAGATTGGTGTTTCATTAGATATGATGGGACGTATTTTTGATGGTACTGGTAAACCTATTGATGGTGGTCCAGAGATTATACCTGAAAAAGAATTAGATATTAATGGTAACCCAATGAACCCTTCTGCTCGTGAATTTCCTGCAGAATTTATTCAGACTGGTATTTCTACTATTGATGGTATGAACACTTTAGTTAGAGGCCAAAAATTACCTATATTCTCAGGTTCTGGTTTACCTCACAATGACTTAGCTGCACAAATTGCAAGACAAGCTAAGGTAATTGGTGAAGATACTGAGTTTGCAGTTATATTTGCTGCTATGGGTATTACTCACGAAGAAGCTAACTTTTTCATGAAGGATTTTGAAAGAACTGGAGCTCTTGAAAGGGTTACTGTATTTATGAATTTAGCAGATGATCCTGCTATTGAAAGGATTCTTACTCCTAAAATGGCTCTTACTACTGCAGAATATTTAGCTTTTGAACATGACATGCATGTATTGGTTATTTTAACTGATTTAACTAACTACTGTGAAGCTTTAAGGGAAGTTTCTGCAGCTCGTAATGAGGTTCCTGGAAGAAGAGGTTATCCTGGATACATGTACACTGATTTAGCTGGTTTATATGAACGTGCTGGTCGTATAGCTGGTAAAGAAGGTTCTATTACTCAAATGCCTATATTAGTCATGCCTCAAGATGATATTACTCACCCAATTCCTGATTTAACTGGTTATATCACTGAAGGGCAAATTGTACTTAGTCGTGATCTTCACAGAAAAGGTATTTATCCTCCTGTAGATGTACTTCCTTCTTTATCTCGTTTGATGAGTGGGGGTATTGGTGAAAACAGGACTCGTGAAGACCATAGTGGTGTTTCTGATCAATTATACTCTGCTTATGCAGAAGGTCGTGATTTAAGAGATTTAGTAGCTGTTGTTGGTGAAGAAGCTCTTACTGAAAGAGATCAAAAGTTCTTGAAATTTGCTGATGCTTTTGAAGAAGAATTCATTACTCAAGCTAAAGATGAAGATAGGACTATCCAGGAAACTTTAGATCTTGGTTGGAAATTATTAAGTTTATTACCTAGAACTGAACTTAAAAGGGTTAAGGAAGAACATATTCCAATTTATCTTCCAAATGAATAG